In Ancalomicrobiaceae bacterium S20, the following proteins share a genomic window:
- a CDS encoding ABC transporter ATP-binding protein, producing MARIELTDLAHSYSAALAAANIYALKPMTMTWRQGGAYALLGPSGCGKTTLLNIISGLVVPTRGKVLFDGRDVTELSTERRNIAQVFQFPVVYDTMTVYENLAFPLRNRGLKGKAVDARVREIADLLDLGGALTKRARGLGADAKQKISLGRGLVRADVAAVLFDEPLTVIDPALKWELRSKLKALHRQLDITMIYVTHDQTEALTFADTVVVMHDGAIVQTGRPDELYERPEHTFVGHFIGSPGMNILPARVDGGVARVGDRVIPLGRPLAGPPSGERIELGIRPEYLRLTRGDGHPVTIERIDDLGRVRYARVRFEGHRLAALVPGDVPAGPEARIAFDPAQIHVYADSRRVG from the coding sequence ATGGCCCGCATCGAACTCACCGATCTCGCCCACAGCTACAGCGCCGCGCTCGCGGCCGCGAACATCTACGCGCTGAAGCCGATGACCATGACCTGGCGCCAGGGCGGCGCCTATGCCCTGCTCGGCCCGTCCGGCTGCGGCAAGACCACGCTGCTCAACATCATCTCCGGCCTCGTCGTGCCGACCCGCGGCAAGGTGCTGTTCGACGGGCGCGACGTGACCGAGCTCTCGACCGAGCGCCGCAACATCGCGCAGGTGTTCCAGTTCCCGGTCGTCTACGACACGATGACCGTCTACGAGAACCTCGCCTTCCCGCTGCGCAATCGCGGCCTCAAGGGCAAGGCGGTCGACGCGCGGGTGCGGGAGATCGCCGACCTGCTCGATCTCGGCGGCGCGCTGACCAAGCGCGCGCGCGGCCTCGGCGCCGACGCCAAGCAGAAGATCTCGCTCGGCCGTGGCCTCGTCCGCGCCGATGTCGCGGCCGTGCTGTTCGACGAGCCGCTGACGGTGATCGATCCGGCGCTGAAGTGGGAGCTGCGCTCCAAGCTCAAGGCGCTGCACCGCCAGCTCGACATTACGATGATCTACGTGACGCACGACCAGACCGAGGCGCTGACCTTCGCCGACACGGTCGTGGTCATGCACGACGGCGCCATCGTGCAGACCGGCCGGCCGGACGAGCTCTACGAGCGCCCCGAGCACACGTTTGTCGGCCACTTCATCGGCTCGCCCGGCATGAACATCCTGCCCGCGCGGGTCGACGGCGGGGTCGCGCGCGTCGGCGACCGTGTGATCCCGCTCGGTCGCCCGCTCGCCGGTCCGCCGTCGGGCGAGCGCATCGAACTCGGCATCCGGCCCGAATACCTGCGCCTGACCCGCGGCGACGGCCATCCGGTCACGATCGAGCGCATCGACGACCTCGGCCGCGTCCGCTACGCGCGCGTCCGCTTCGAAGGCCATCGCCTCGCCGCGCTCGTGCCCGGCGACGTCCCGGCCGGCCCCGAGGCCCGCATCGCCTTCGATCCCGCACAGATCCACGTCTACGCCGACAGCCGGCGGGTGGGGTGA
- a CDS encoding sugar ABC transporter permease, whose amino-acid sequence MIKTFDNRAWFFVLPVFVLVAFNAVLPLMTVVNYSFQDTFGNNQFFWNGIGWYAELLDPSSELGGRFWEALARSTGFSLVILAIEVPLGILIALTMPRHGTALAVGLVLMALPLLVPWNVVGMIWLLYTRADIGLFGWLLNAIGLDFNPTTHVADAWFVLVVMDVWHWTSLVALLCFAGLKSIPDAYYQAARIDGASRLDIFRRIELPKLNRVLLIGVLLRFMDSFMIYTEPFVVTGGGPGNSTTVLSIDLVKIALGQFDLGKAAAMSIVYTLIVLTVSWVFYTAIVSNDAKEA is encoded by the coding sequence ATGATCAAGACATTCGACAACCGCGCCTGGTTCTTCGTGCTGCCGGTGTTCGTGCTGGTCGCCTTCAATGCGGTGCTGCCGCTGATGACGGTGGTCAACTATTCGTTCCAGGACACGTTCGGCAACAACCAGTTCTTCTGGAACGGCATCGGCTGGTACGCCGAGCTGCTCGACCCGTCGAGCGAACTCGGGGGCCGGTTCTGGGAGGCGCTGGCGCGCTCGACCGGCTTCTCGCTGGTGATCCTCGCGATCGAGGTGCCGCTCGGTATCCTGATCGCGCTGACCATGCCGCGCCACGGCACCGCGCTCGCCGTCGGCCTCGTCCTGATGGCGCTGCCGCTGCTCGTGCCGTGGAACGTGGTCGGCATGATCTGGCTGCTCTATACGCGCGCCGACATCGGCCTGTTCGGCTGGCTCCTCAACGCGATCGGGCTCGACTTCAACCCGACCACCCACGTCGCCGACGCCTGGTTCGTGCTGGTCGTCATGGACGTCTGGCACTGGACGAGCCTCGTGGCGCTGCTGTGCTTCGCCGGGCTGAAGTCGATCCCGGACGCCTACTATCAGGCCGCCCGGATCGACGGCGCCTCGCGGCTCGACATCTTCCGCCGGATCGAACTGCCCAAGCTCAACCGCGTGCTGCTGATCGGCGTGCTGCTGCGCTTCATGGACAGCTTCATGATCTACACCGAGCCCTTCGTGGTCACCGGCGGCGGCCCGGGCAACTCGACCACCGTGCTCTCCATCGACCTCGTGAAGATCGCGCTCGGCCAGTTCGACCTCGGCAAGGCCGCGGCCATGTCGATCGTCTACACGCTGATCGTGCTGACGGTGAGCTGGGTCTTCTACACCGCCATCGTCTCCAACGATGCCAAGGAGGCCTGA
- a CDS encoding ABC transporter ATP-binding protein, translated as MSLSLQGISLEYGGEHHLRSIDLSLERGTVNVLLGPTRAGKTSLMRVMAGLDRPTAGRILADGRDVTGVPVGRRSVAMVYQQFINYPSLSVYENIASPMRVQKVDPREIDRRVREAAAMLRLEAHLEKTPLQLSGGQQQRCAIARAVVRGADLVLLDEPLANLDYKLREELREELPRIFAETGAIFVYATTEPAEALFLGGNTACLGEGRLIQFGPTAQVYRRPASLASAQTFSDPPLNVMTITKRGDAIRLPSGASASALGALASLADGDYAIGLRAHDLLLAPSPKTETIELVGTVDVTEITGSESYVHVHAGRLRWVALTAGVHEIAPGAPIAVHIDPARLFVFATDGRVIVTPDATRFS; from the coding sequence ATGTCGTTGTCGCTCCAAGGCATTTCACTCGAGTATGGCGGCGAGCACCACCTCCGCTCGATCGACCTTTCGCTCGAGCGCGGCACGGTCAACGTGCTGCTCGGACCGACGCGCGCCGGCAAGACCTCGCTGATGCGCGTGATGGCCGGGCTCGATCGCCCGACCGCCGGCCGCATCCTCGCCGACGGGCGCGACGTCACCGGCGTGCCGGTCGGCCGCCGCTCGGTGGCGATGGTCTACCAGCAGTTCATCAACTACCCGAGCCTCAGCGTCTACGAGAACATCGCCTCGCCGATGCGCGTGCAGAAGGTCGACCCGCGCGAGATCGACCGGCGTGTCCGTGAGGCCGCCGCCATGTTGCGGCTCGAGGCACATCTCGAAAAGACGCCACTGCAGCTCTCCGGCGGCCAGCAGCAGCGCTGCGCCATCGCGCGCGCCGTGGTGCGCGGCGCCGATCTGGTGCTGCTCGACGAACCGCTCGCCAACCTCGACTACAAGCTGCGCGAGGAACTCCGCGAGGAACTGCCACGCATCTTCGCCGAGACCGGCGCGATCTTCGTCTATGCGACCACCGAGCCGGCGGAGGCGCTGTTCCTTGGCGGCAACACCGCCTGTCTCGGCGAAGGGCGGCTCATCCAGTTCGGCCCCACCGCGCAGGTCTATCGCCGGCCGGCGAGCCTCGCCTCGGCACAGACCTTCTCCGATCCGCCGCTCAACGTCATGACCATCACCAAGCGCGGCGATGCGATCCGGCTGCCGAGCGGCGCATCTGCTTCGGCGCTCGGGGCGCTGGCGAGCCTCGCCGACGGCGACTACGCGATCGGCCTGCGCGCCCACGACCTGCTGCTCGCCCCCTCGCCTAAGACCGAGACGATCGAGCTCGTCGGCACGGTCGACGTGACCGAGATCACCGGCTCGGAGAGCTACGTGCACGTCCACGCCGGGCGGCTCCGCTGGGTCGCGCTGACCGCCGGCGTGCACGAGATCGCGCCGGGGGCGCCGATCGCCGTCCACATCGACCCGGCCCGCCTGTTCGTCTTCGCGACCGACGGCCGCGTGATCGTCACGCCCGACGCCACCCGGTTCTCCTGA
- a CDS encoding DUF2160 family membrane protein has product MDIAWMAWTWQTGLFFAAIAAALAVLTVLAVRHPEIERVGALGIPTTRGDRLFVTLLGAAFLHLAWIALTSVDLLWASALSLVWAVAVFRKV; this is encoded by the coding sequence ATGGACATCGCATGGATGGCCTGGACCTGGCAGACCGGCCTGTTCTTCGCCGCGATCGCCGCCGCACTCGCCGTGCTGACCGTGCTCGCGGTGCGGCATCCCGAGATCGAGCGGGTCGGCGCCCTCGGCATCCCGACCACGCGCGGCGACCGCCTGTTCGTCACCCTGCTCGGGGCGGCGTTCCTTCACCTCGCCTGGATCGCGCTGACCAGCGTCGACCTCCTCTGGGCGAGCGCTCTCTCCCTCGTCTGGGCCGTCGCGGTGTTCCGCAAGGTCTGA
- a CDS encoding carbohydrate ABC transporter permease: MTLRRIIYYSYIVCLMMPIYWLINLSFKGNVEVSTSMTLWPTQPTLKNYGVIFSSPEWFDGFVFSLSYVAINTILSIAVALPAAYAFSRWRFVGDKHLFFWLLTNRMAPPAVFALPYFNLYSSVGLFDSVWAVALAHCIFNVPLAVWILEGFVSGVPREIDETARIDGYSFPRFFVKIFVPLIANGIGVAAFFCFMFSWVELLLARTLTNSRAISSIMTRSVSASGIDWGLLAAAGVLTLIPGALVIWFVRNHIAKGFALGRV; the protein is encoded by the coding sequence ATGACCCTCCGCAGGATCATCTACTATTCGTACATCGTCTGCCTGATGATGCCGATCTACTGGCTAATCAATCTGTCGTTCAAGGGCAACGTCGAGGTCTCGACCTCGATGACGCTGTGGCCGACGCAGCCGACGCTCAAGAACTACGGCGTGATCTTCTCGTCGCCGGAATGGTTCGACGGCTTCGTGTTCTCGCTGAGCTACGTCGCGATCAACACGATCCTGTCGATCGCGGTGGCGCTGCCGGCGGCCTACGCCTTCTCGCGCTGGCGCTTCGTCGGCGACAAGCACCTGTTCTTCTGGCTGCTGACCAACCGGATGGCGCCGCCGGCGGTGTTCGCTCTGCCCTACTTCAATCTCTATTCCTCGGTCGGGCTGTTCGACAGCGTCTGGGCCGTCGCGCTGGCGCACTGCATCTTCAACGTGCCGCTGGCGGTGTGGATCCTGGAAGGCTTCGTCTCGGGCGTGCCGCGCGAGATCGACGAGACCGCGCGCATCGACGGTTACTCGTTCCCGCGGTTCTTCGTGAAGATCTTCGTGCCGCTGATCGCCAACGGCATCGGGGTCGCGGCGTTCTTCTGCTTCATGTTCTCGTGGGTCGAGCTGCTGCTCGCCCGCACGCTGACCAACAGCCGCGCCATCTCCTCGATCATGACCCGCTCGGTCTCCGCTTCCGGCATCGACTGGGGGTTGCTCGCCGCCGCCGGCGTGCTGACGCTGATCCCCGGCGCGCTCGTGATCTGGTTCGTCCGCAATCATATCGCCAAGGGCTTCGCCCTCGGCCGCGTGTGA